A genomic stretch from Bacteroidetes Order II. bacterium includes:
- a CDS encoding CBS domain-containing protein gives MGDHNINRYLDEEQLRRFTAAILRDVRALEYMLENNLIETGKRRIGAEQEMFLIDEHWHPAMIGVEALEKIQDDHYTSELTKFNLEFNCDPLPFEGKSLSQMEDQIQRLLTLGRNTLKPFHAHPLLIGILPTITLADLSLDNLTPNPRYYALNESINRLRGGELFEFQIRGEDELLLKHDSVMLEGCNTSFQCHFQVGPEEFAKMYNISQAVTAPVMAVSCFSPILFGKRLWRETRIALFQQSIDTRSSHQYLREMSPRVHFGNAWVNESVLEIYKEDIARFRVIMADDNIPDPWEAIEKGEVPKLRALQLHYGTVYRWNRACYGVGGGKAHLRIENRVIPSGPTPVDEMANAAFWFGLINGMADAYPDVRKVMRFDDARGNFMNAARYGLGCELIWLNGKRLPAAELISNELIPLATQGLKSANIVSEDIDRYMGILSERVASKQTGAQWLVSSFNHMEKATRAEKMNALVASTLENQKDNQPVHTWPLANPDSVRKSKANFARVEQYMTTDLITVNEEELIDLVASLMVWRKIRYILVEDNEHKLVGMVSQRSLLKYVVGNPDRDIYAPIPVKQVMTPNPVYISPETSTVEAISIMQQRGFSALPVVRDEMLVGIVTENDFMKIASGLMEQIFAESGKKRKSAKE, from the coding sequence ATGGGCGACCACAATATCAATCGTTACTTAGATGAAGAACAACTTAGGCGTTTTACAGCAGCTATTTTACGGGATGTCCGTGCTTTGGAGTACATGCTGGAAAACAACCTTATAGAGACAGGCAAACGCAGAATAGGCGCAGAGCAGGAAATGTTTCTGATTGACGAACATTGGCATCCGGCCATGATTGGGGTGGAAGCACTGGAGAAAATTCAAGACGATCATTACACCAGCGAACTGACGAAATTTAATCTGGAGTTTAATTGCGATCCGCTGCCGTTCGAGGGCAAATCTTTGAGCCAAATGGAAGACCAAATACAAAGGCTCTTGACGTTGGGGAGGAATACTCTTAAACCCTTTCATGCGCATCCGCTGCTCATTGGTATTCTTCCGACGATAACACTCGCAGATCTTTCCTTAGACAATCTGACCCCTAATCCTCGGTATTATGCCTTAAATGAGAGCATTAATCGGTTGCGTGGCGGAGAATTGTTTGAATTTCAGATACGAGGGGAAGATGAACTTCTACTGAAACACGACTCGGTCATGCTCGAAGGTTGCAATACCAGCTTCCAATGCCATTTTCAGGTTGGGCCAGAAGAGTTTGCCAAGATGTATAATATCTCGCAGGCCGTCACAGCGCCCGTAATGGCGGTCTCCTGCTTTTCGCCGATTCTCTTTGGGAAAAGACTTTGGCGCGAAACCCGTATTGCTTTGTTTCAGCAATCTATTGATACGCGAAGTAGCCACCAATATTTGAGGGAAATGAGTCCAAGGGTTCATTTTGGAAATGCTTGGGTAAATGAGTCGGTGTTGGAAATTTATAAGGAAGACATTGCACGCTTTCGCGTCATTATGGCTGATGACAATATTCCGGATCCGTGGGAAGCGATTGAAAAAGGGGAGGTTCCCAAACTACGTGCGCTACAATTACATTATGGAACGGTTTATCGTTGGAACCGGGCTTGTTATGGTGTTGGTGGCGGTAAAGCCCACCTGCGGATCGAAAACCGTGTTATCCCTTCTGGTCCAACACCCGTGGACGAGATGGCCAATGCCGCTTTCTGGTTTGGTCTCATTAATGGCATGGCAGACGCTTATCCAGATGTCCGAAAGGTGATGCGCTTCGACGATGCACGGGGGAATTTTATGAATGCCGCCCGGTATGGTTTAGGGTGCGAATTAATCTGGCTTAATGGAAAACGATTACCAGCGGCAGAGTTGATTTCGAATGAATTGATTCCTCTTGCCACCCAAGGCTTGAAATCGGCCAATATTGTTTCGGAAGACATTGACCGATACATGGGCATTTTATCTGAAAGGGTGGCGTCAAAACAAACCGGGGCCCAATGGTTGGTTTCGTCCTTTAATCACATGGAAAAAGCCACCCGGGCCGAGAAAATGAATGCTTTGGTGGCCTCAACTCTCGAAAACCAAAAAGACAATCAACCTGTGCATACGTGGCCCCTTGCAAATCCAGATTCTGTGCGCAAATCCAAAGCCAATTTCGCCCGTGTGGAACAATACATGACCACAGACCTGATTACGGTGAATGAGGAGGAACTGATTGATTTGGTGGCCTCGCTGATGGTCTGGCGAAAGATCCGCTATATTCTTGTTGAAGACAATGAGCATAAATTGGTGGGAATGGTTTCGCAACGTTCACTGCTGAAATACGTGGTGGGGAATCCTGATCGGGATATATATGCCCCCATACCTGTCAAGCAGGTCATGACACCCAATCCCGTTTACATTTCTCCAGAAACGTCAACCGTAGAGGCCATTTCGATCATGCAGCAAAGAGGCTTTTCGGCATTACCTGTTGTCCGTGATGAAATGCTGGTGGGGATCGTTACAGAAAACGACTTTATGAAAATAGCTTCTGGTTTGATGGAACAAATTTTTGCTGAGAGTGGCAAAAAGCGAAAATCAGCGAAGGAGTAG
- a CDS encoding tetratricopeptide repeat protein, producing MRATFFILWLTFAFPLWAQEPKTAQPEQPSNQATLWMIEGMTRAFQRDYVEAIAAYEKALVAAPAQAAILFALAEAHYENGNPQSALFFAQQAVQNKPENREYLGFLAQITDRQGDTARATQLWQQFANDHPTDLQSLLLLSSFQLKSGNTRGAIETFKRLKALRPDNLLYTLTLADLYERTSNFQDVSELLQPVVFMDPYDKSSLRKLITAYERLQRKSDMVSVLQDVVAQDPYDVASRLKLKELVGTSGTDNRASAEVQVAPLGNAWTLEHAKAFFAQIHTDPTALSQAEQALKGVTSEQPNLAEAWILLGKVRFQQARYEEAAQILGMWLSKYPRDLEGWALAIQSSTLAGDTNKALRLAQEAGFLFPGQPRLLHSQAEAYIASAKFREAQNILTEAAAIIKSDFGDAVSLQIAQLDKEGELLKKQGNLLEARKRWQAALILDPNQATIRAKLEFQNQ from the coding sequence ATGCGTGCCACATTTTTTATTCTATGGCTCACCTTCGCTTTTCCATTGTGGGCGCAAGAACCCAAGACCGCCCAGCCAGAACAACCCTCCAATCAAGCCACCTTGTGGATGATCGAGGGGATGACACGGGCTTTTCAGCGGGATTATGTGGAAGCCATTGCCGCATACGAGAAGGCATTGGTTGCTGCACCTGCACAAGCCGCCATATTATTTGCATTGGCCGAAGCACATTATGAAAATGGCAATCCTCAAAGTGCCTTATTCTTTGCACAACAGGCCGTCCAAAACAAACCGGAAAACCGTGAATATTTAGGATTTCTGGCCCAGATTACCGATCGCCAAGGGGATACGGCACGTGCAACACAACTTTGGCAACAATTTGCCAATGACCACCCCACCGATCTCCAAAGCCTGCTTTTGCTTTCTTCGTTTCAGCTCAAATCTGGCAATACCAGAGGCGCCATCGAAACGTTTAAACGATTAAAAGCATTGCGGCCAGACAATCTATTATACACACTGACTCTGGCTGATCTTTATGAACGAACAAGTAACTTTCAAGATGTATCAGAGCTTTTACAACCAGTCGTCTTTATGGACCCTTATGATAAAAGTTCCTTACGGAAATTAATTACCGCATATGAGCGGCTTCAGCGTAAATCGGACATGGTCTCGGTTCTTCAAGACGTGGTTGCACAAGACCCCTATGATGTGGCTTCAAGGTTAAAATTAAAGGAATTGGTCGGGACTTCGGGCACAGACAACCGGGCTTCAGCCGAGGTCCAGGTCGCTCCTTTAGGCAATGCTTGGACGTTGGAACATGCAAAAGCATTTTTTGCACAGATCCACACCGATCCTACAGCCCTTTCTCAGGCGGAACAAGCCCTTAAAGGGGTTACCAGCGAACAACCCAATCTTGCTGAAGCATGGATTTTGCTTGGGAAAGTTCGTTTTCAACAAGCCCGATATGAAGAAGCAGCCCAGATATTGGGAATGTGGCTGAGTAAATACCCAAGAGATTTAGAGGGATGGGCCCTTGCCATACAATCATCCACCTTGGCGGGGGATACCAATAAGGCCCTTAGATTGGCACAAGAAGCGGGGTTTTTATTCCCTGGACAGCCTCGTTTGCTCCATTCACAAGCAGAAGCATATATCGCCTCTGCAAAATTCCGTGAAGCACAAAACATTTTAACCGAAGCAGCTGCCATCATCAAATCTGATTTTGGGGATGCCGTCTCCCTTCAGATCGCCCAGTTGGATAAAGAAGGAGAACTCCTTAAAAAACAAGGCAACCTCCTCGAAGCGCGTAAGCGATGGCAAGCAGCCTTGATCTTAGATCCTAATCAAGCCACCATCCGTGCCAAACTGGAATTTCAAAATCAATAA
- a CDS encoding DUF4292 domain-containing protein yields MNTYTFFSSSFGPFRWTPFLAFILLTGCKSAKPCIEPVYGAGTQSTWVKPSEPKPPIENVAIVDPPVTPPLPVGPATPPPQKSAEAQLAEETIARMEMARPKLNRLTATSSMDIDSPELEQSLTAHSRYESGKGLYTSYRATAINFEGARSLVTRDSFFVYNRIEKELTYGPISLANRFLPVSGTIEQIMAILTGSVVPENGFSWEAFQSGGQIVLRTTDLRQQFTVDARSYRVSKIELRNSKNELTEQILYHEPTTFGTLLIPRRVEMIQPLAKRTVKIYHRNFDLNPESLSFDLNIDRKKVKLMPVR; encoded by the coding sequence ATGAACACCTATACATTTTTTTCATCCTCCTTTGGCCCGTTTCGTTGGACCCCCTTTCTGGCTTTTATCCTACTCACCGGATGCAAAAGCGCAAAACCTTGTATAGAGCCTGTTTATGGCGCAGGAACACAAAGTACATGGGTGAAACCTTCGGAACCCAAGCCTCCTATTGAAAACGTAGCCATTGTAGATCCTCCCGTCACCCCGCCCCTACCCGTTGGACCTGCTACCCCGCCGCCACAAAAATCAGCCGAGGCACAATTGGCAGAGGAAACCATTGCCCGAATGGAAATGGCACGCCCCAAACTAAACCGACTTACGGCCACGTCTTCTATGGATATAGATTCACCGGAACTAGAACAAAGCCTGACCGCACACTCGCGCTATGAATCTGGAAAAGGACTTTATACCAGTTATCGGGCAACAGCAATAAACTTTGAAGGGGCACGCAGTTTGGTAACACGCGATAGTTTCTTTGTGTATAACCGCATTGAAAAGGAACTGACCTATGGCCCCATCTCGCTGGCAAACCGTTTTTTACCTGTTTCTGGAACCATTGAACAAATTATGGCGATTTTGACGGGATCGGTCGTTCCAGAAAATGGTTTTTCATGGGAAGCCTTTCAAAGCGGAGGACAAATAGTATTACGCACCACCGATTTACGACAACAATTTACGGTAGATGCCCGAAGTTATCGTGTGTCAAAAATAGAACTCCGAAACAGTAAGAATGAGCTAACCGAGCAAATACTGTATCATGAACCGACGACATTTGGGACGCTACTCATACCAAGGAGGGTTGAAATGATACAGCCTTTGGCAAAACGAACGGTTAAGATATACCACCGGAATTTTGACCTAAATCCAGAATCCCTTTCCTTCGACTTGAATATAGATCGTAAAAAGGTTAAGTTAATGCCCGTTCGGTAA
- a CDS encoding peptidoglycan DD-metalloendopeptidase family protein, with protein MVNWFLLLLLGLSTYNFGSEVSTISLYAAIEQDTLRQELESLEETIESIREKERRQWKKLQQKDQKLYQREQQMTEYAARLTRLYVQQDSLQNSISQLRLFLKEQSQFTQKRAIYLYKYGRQHELLLLFSARSVNELLIRLYYFRLIKEQRDKRISQYIHTQEKLANQLRNSTLLVERTKQLLKEAERYHQQLNSEIGQAAKTLNTIQYERLAIENTANMKRLYMEGLKRQVQTLSVNDRNATEAQNQNLPPFSVSEILSGTSKPKSDPNGVGILIVSPPETVVRAALGGLVKEIFSQPGYGECVVIETNGYSLVYGNLSTITLSPGQQIQKGSLIGTSGKENQPLGNALFLAVFKGRQALSPIAWLQ; from the coding sequence ATGGTTAATTGGTTTCTTTTGCTGCTGCTTGGCTTATCGACCTATAATTTTGGTTCAGAAGTATCCACCATAAGTTTATATGCAGCTATTGAACAAGACACCCTGCGCCAAGAATTAGAATCATTGGAAGAAACCATTGAATCCATCCGCGAGAAGGAACGCAGGCAGTGGAAGAAACTACAGCAAAAGGATCAAAAACTATATCAACGAGAACAACAGATGACGGAATACGCTGCTCGCCTAACACGCCTGTATGTTCAGCAAGATTCGTTACAAAACAGCATCTCCCAACTCCGTCTATTCTTGAAGGAACAATCTCAATTTACCCAAAAACGCGCCATTTACCTTTACAAATACGGTCGTCAACACGAATTACTCCTGCTGTTTAGTGCCCGTTCCGTTAATGAATTGCTTATCCGCTTATATTATTTTAGACTGATTAAAGAACAAAGAGACAAGCGCATTTCGCAATACATTCATACCCAAGAAAAATTGGCCAACCAACTCCGCAATTCGACTCTTTTGGTAGAGCGCACCAAGCAACTCTTAAAAGAGGCAGAACGATATCACCAACAACTCAATTCGGAAATTGGACAAGCTGCCAAGACGTTAAATACCATTCAATATGAACGTTTAGCAATAGAAAATACTGCAAACATGAAGCGGCTTTATATGGAAGGGTTGAAACGACAGGTACAAACATTGTCTGTCAATGACCGTAATGCCACCGAAGCGCAAAACCAAAACCTCCCCCCATTTTCGGTTTCAGAAATTCTATCAGGCACATCTAAGCCCAAGAGTGATCCTAATGGCGTGGGTATCCTGATCGTTTCTCCACCCGAAACCGTAGTGCGTGCTGCACTTGGTGGCTTGGTAAAAGAGATTTTTTCTCAGCCCGGATATGGAGAATGTGTCGTTATCGAAACCAATGGATATTCACTGGTTTATGGCAATTTGTCAACCATTACCCTTAGTCCGGGACAACAAATCCAAAAAGGAAGCCTTATCGGCACATCGGGTAAAGAAAATCAGCCATTAGGAAATGCACTTTTCTTGGCAGTTTTTAAAGGACGACAAGCTTTGTCCCCGATTGCTTGGCTACAATGA
- a CDS encoding amidohydrolase family protein, with product MQLRCLSRYWFVWLTIVVPVFSQPSPEKPLAPVSKNWHIVNARIVQSPGKIIEKGSIVIENGLITQVGTVSNVPYDAIEIKGDSLTLYAGFIDGLSHIGIPRPKEEPLPRIPRPGEPDYNRAGLQPDIDVRSFLKAEDPSVDEWRKLGFTAAQVAPFGRMMPGKTALIFLSGQNANQMIFQPQVALMGQLLGAARGQGQQVYPSNDLGILAFWRQAFGAAKQSLSYETTYHKNPFGLQRPVTDPIHTALFPVLKGEKQVIFFANDYIDALRGLRLGDDLGYKTVLAGLKNGYEILPQLKSRSMPVFLSLELPEAPREIKEKTSAASTNERIDSHAKTPAETGRLIQTQKKIYLQHVRQASVFQESGILFGFSTKEAKASNIRKNFGTLLQNGLNENQLLASLTTNPAKILGVEAQLGSIEKGKIANLIFSDGPVFDEKSQIRMVMVEGSLFKYPKNASKKGANAEGGNGSGAFSTALGTWTISVVTPGGAQEGTLVFTTSAGTLQGSLKTNDENSALQDVKLEGQTLTCKGYAQNSEIVFTLKLEGETLSGTVYVTALQSDLPVTGTRTTKPN from the coding sequence ATGCAACTTCGCTGCCTAAGCCGCTATTGGTTTGTGTGGTTAACAATCGTCGTACCTGTTTTCTCGCAACCCAGTCCAGAAAAACCCCTTGCGCCTGTTTCTAAAAACTGGCATATTGTGAATGCCCGAATTGTGCAATCGCCCGGGAAGATTATTGAAAAAGGATCCATTGTCATTGAAAATGGCCTGATCACCCAAGTAGGCACTGTTAGCAATGTGCCTTATGATGCCATCGAGATTAAAGGTGACTCCCTCACCCTGTATGCCGGATTTATTGACGGCCTGTCTCACATTGGTATCCCACGCCCCAAAGAAGAGCCTCTCCCCCGCATTCCCCGTCCAGGAGAGCCGGACTATAACAGGGCTGGCCTACAACCAGATATAGATGTACGGTCATTCCTCAAAGCTGAGGACCCCAGTGTAGATGAATGGCGAAAATTGGGATTTACCGCCGCACAGGTCGCCCCTTTTGGCAGAATGATGCCAGGAAAAACCGCCCTCATTTTTCTTTCCGGCCAAAATGCCAACCAAATGATTTTCCAGCCTCAGGTAGCCCTCATGGGCCAACTGCTTGGTGCTGCACGCGGACAAGGCCAACAGGTTTATCCCTCCAATGACTTAGGCATTCTTGCATTTTGGCGCCAGGCGTTTGGGGCTGCAAAGCAAAGTTTGTCTTACGAAACCACATACCATAAAAATCCATTTGGCCTCCAACGACCCGTAACCGATCCGATACACACGGCCTTGTTCCCTGTCTTAAAGGGCGAAAAGCAGGTCATCTTTTTTGCCAATGATTACATAGATGCACTAAGAGGACTCCGGCTGGGAGACGATCTGGGATATAAAACCGTTTTAGCTGGACTAAAAAACGGGTACGAAATATTGCCCCAACTCAAAAGCCGAAGTATGCCCGTTTTCTTATCTTTGGAGTTGCCCGAAGCCCCAAGAGAGATTAAAGAAAAGACCTCAGCAGCATCCACAAACGAACGTATTGATTCGCACGCTAAGACGCCTGCCGAAACGGGCCGTTTAATCCAAACCCAAAAAAAGATTTACCTTCAACACGTCCGCCAAGCATCCGTATTTCAGGAGTCGGGAATCTTGTTTGGTTTTTCAACAAAGGAGGCAAAGGCTTCCAATATTCGAAAGAACTTTGGCACCCTCCTACAAAACGGTCTCAACGAAAACCAGTTATTGGCCTCCCTCACCACCAATCCAGCGAAAATTCTGGGGGTTGAAGCACAACTGGGTTCCATTGAAAAGGGGAAAATTGCAAATCTGATTTTTTCTGACGGCCCAGTATTTGACGAAAAAAGCCAGATCCGGATGGTTATGGTGGAAGGATCGCTTTTCAAATACCCCAAAAACGCCTCCAAGAAAGGAGCAAATGCCGAAGGAGGGAATGGATCGGGTGCATTTTCGACTGCCTTAGGTACATGGACAATCTCCGTGGTAACACCTGGCGGAGCCCAAGAAGGTACATTGGTTTTTACCACTTCGGCAGGCACCCTTCAAGGCAGTCTTAAAACGAATGACGAAAATTCAGCGCTACAAGACGTAAAATTAGAAGGTCAGACCCTTACCTGTAAAGGATATGCCCAAAATTCAGAGATCGTCTTTACGTTGAAATTAGAGGGCGAAACGCTTAGCGGGACGGTTTATGTGACCGCCTTACAATCCGACCTCCCCGTTACAGGCACCAGAACCACCAAACCCAATTGA
- a CDS encoding amidohydrolase family protein — MKLNFFLIVLFFWGFEASHAQDKGNLLIRNGTILTVTKGTLEGSDVLITNGKIAKIGKKLTAPTGYQTIDASGRYVMPGIIDAHSHIAVDAVNEATSPITAEVQIRDVLNPLDISIYRALAGGTTISHAMHGSANAIGGQCQTIKHRYGVKLPEALVMEGAPRTIKFALGENPTRVHGRGNGVNPSTRMGVEYVIRDAFERGKRYMNEWEAYKKNPTGPPPAYNLRSEVIADILKGNILIHAHSYRADEILMLMQVLKDYGVKKVTFQHANEAFKVAPELAAFGATASVFADWWAYKMEVYYSTAYNASILTKNGVRTSINSDSADFIRHLNLEAAKTQKYGGMSDDEALAMITINPAAQLGIEQRAGSIEVGKDADIAIFNAHPLSVYAINQVTIVDGVVRFDRDADPDDMRLSIRPDGPVEAADFSTESHDRCMQGVDWLLEESAATLGAKIFHQHKH, encoded by the coding sequence ATGAAACTCAATTTCTTCCTGATTGTCTTGTTTTTTTGGGGCTTTGAGGCTTCTCATGCTCAAGATAAAGGCAACCTTCTTATCCGAAATGGAACCATTCTGACCGTCACCAAAGGTACATTAGAGGGTTCTGACGTATTGATAACCAATGGTAAAATTGCAAAAATAGGCAAGAAGCTTACCGCACCTACTGGGTATCAAACGATTGATGCGTCTGGACGTTATGTGATGCCCGGGATCATTGATGCACATTCACACATAGCCGTTGACGCCGTTAATGAAGCCACCAGCCCCATAACCGCAGAAGTGCAAATCAGGGACGTACTAAATCCATTAGACATTAGTATTTACCGCGCATTGGCTGGTGGGACAACCATTTCCCATGCGATGCACGGATCGGCCAATGCCATTGGGGGCCAGTGCCAAACCATTAAACACCGATATGGCGTAAAATTGCCCGAAGCATTGGTGATGGAGGGCGCACCGAGAACCATCAAGTTTGCGTTGGGTGAGAACCCTACCCGTGTTCATGGTCGCGGGAATGGGGTTAATCCATCCACCAGAATGGGCGTTGAATATGTGATCCGAGATGCTTTTGAGCGCGGGAAGCGGTATATGAATGAATGGGAAGCCTATAAAAAGAATCCGACAGGCCCGCCACCGGCCTATAACCTGCGCAGTGAAGTTATTGCAGACATTCTCAAAGGCAATATTTTAATTCATGCCCACTCGTACCGAGCAGATGAAATTCTGATGCTCATGCAGGTTTTGAAAGACTATGGCGTCAAAAAAGTGACGTTCCAACATGCAAACGAGGCATTCAAAGTAGCTCCAGAATTGGCCGCCTTCGGGGCTACGGCTTCTGTTTTTGCGGATTGGTGGGCGTATAAAATGGAGGTCTATTACTCTACTGCCTATAATGCCAGTATCTTAACAAAGAATGGTGTTCGGACTTCGATTAATTCTGATTCTGCCGACTTTATCCGACACCTGAATCTTGAAGCAGCCAAAACCCAAAAATATGGTGGAATGTCGGATGATGAAGCCTTGGCCATGATCACCATAAACCCGGCTGCACAGTTGGGTATTGAGCAACGTGCTGGATCTATTGAGGTAGGTAAGGATGCGGATATTGCCATTTTCAATGCCCATCCACTATCCGTCTATGCCATCAACCAAGTGACCATTGTGGACGGAGTCGTTCGCTTTGACCGAGATGCGGATCCCGACGATATGCGTCTTTCCATTAGACCCGATGGACCTGTTGAAGCTGCCGATTTTTCCACCGAGTCTCACGACCGCTGTATGCAGGGTGTAGATTGGCTGTTGGAGGAATCTGCAGCTACACTCGGAGCAAAAATATTTCACCAACACAAGCATTAA
- a CDS encoding energy transducer TonB: MTKQRPLIFLFLFAFSGLQCSLLGPQTETPPQFPGGETQLGEHIGLNLRYPDAAYQAGTEGTVIVEFYVERNGDISNITLKQGVSPELDEEAIKLIQNMPPWVPGMRGRTKVRSRMTLPVNFTIKRV, from the coding sequence ATGACAAAACAACGACCTCTTATTTTTCTGTTTCTGTTTGCCTTTTCCGGGCTTCAGTGCTCATTGCTGGGCCCACAAACCGAAACCCCGCCCCAATTCCCTGGCGGCGAAACACAATTGGGTGAACACATTGGCCTTAATTTGCGCTATCCGGACGCAGCATATCAAGCGGGAACAGAAGGAACCGTGATTGTTGAATTCTACGTTGAACGAAATGGTGATATCAGCAATATTACCCTTAAGCAAGGGGTTTCTCCCGAATTAGACGAAGAAGCAATCAAATTAATTCAAAATATGCCTCCTTGGGTTCCCGGTATGAGAGGACGTACCAAAGTACGTTCTCGGATGACGCTGCCGGTAAATTTCACCATAAAACGGGTTTAA
- a CDS encoding amidohydrolase family protein, with amino-acid sequence MLKFLFAALALVLIGFQPDPDPKAIALTNARLVTVTNGVIENATLLIRDGKIAALGKAVVIPNGATIIDCAGKSVYPGMIDGGSQLGLLEVNSLPETVDHDELGNLTPQMQALTAINPNSELIPVTRVNGVLVSLAVPTGGMFPGTAALIRLHGYTPEQMYAGFKGVAMNFPNTGRFGGFDRRTDEEITKAAQKAIEDLNQFWQQAQEYHRIQTAFASGNHPKAPEYVPEMAALQPVIKGEWPLLIEVNTAKDIEAALAWVKARNVKAVLTGVREGWRVADKIATAGIPVIAGSVFSFPARASDRYDRGYANPGLMHKAGVKVALRSEANENARNLPFFAGYAAAYGLGKDEALKAVTITPAEILGVSDRLGSLEVGKEATLFIANGDPFEPKTQISHLFIVGRSIKIESRQTRLYEEFLNRNPGLDK; translated from the coding sequence ATGCTAAAATTTCTTTTTGCTGCATTGGCCTTAGTCTTGATTGGATTCCAGCCCGATCCAGACCCTAAAGCAATCGCATTAACCAATGCACGCCTTGTAACCGTTACAAATGGGGTAATAGAAAATGCCACCCTTCTCATCCGAGACGGTAAGATAGCAGCTTTAGGCAAAGCGGTTGTCATTCCAAACGGTGCAACAATCATTGATTGTGCAGGGAAATCAGTGTATCCCGGAATGATTGACGGCGGAAGTCAATTAGGTCTTTTGGAAGTTAATTCTCTGCCCGAAACAGTAGATCATGATGAATTAGGCAATTTAACCCCACAAATGCAAGCCCTTACGGCGATCAATCCAAATTCAGAACTAATACCCGTGACAAGGGTTAATGGCGTTTTGGTTTCTCTTGCTGTTCCAACCGGGGGAATGTTTCCGGGTACCGCGGCTTTGATTCGTCTTCATGGCTACACACCAGAACAAATGTATGCAGGCTTTAAAGGCGTTGCCATGAACTTTCCGAATACGGGGAGATTTGGTGGATTTGACCGAAGAACCGATGAGGAAATCACCAAAGCTGCCCAAAAAGCCATCGAAGATCTTAATCAATTCTGGCAACAAGCCCAAGAATACCACCGCATACAAACGGCATTTGCTTCTGGAAACCATCCCAAAGCCCCCGAATATGTACCCGAAATGGCAGCACTCCAGCCGGTTATTAAAGGTGAATGGCCTCTACTCATCGAAGTTAATACGGCTAAAGACATCGAAGCGGCCTTGGCATGGGTTAAAGCCCGAAATGTAAAAGCGGTTTTAACAGGCGTCCGTGAAGGCTGGCGGGTGGCCGATAAGATTGCCACTGCTGGCATACCCGTGATTGCAGGTAGTGTCTTTTCTTTCCCAGCCCGCGCTTCGGATCGTTATGACCGAGGATATGCCAATCCTGGCTTGATGCATAAGGCAGGCGTCAAAGTGGCCCTTCGTTCCGAAGCAAACGAAAATGCACGAAATCTGCCATTTTTTGCTGGGTATGCGGCAGCTTATGGCCTTGGAAAGGATGAGGCATTAAAAGCGGTTACGATCACCCCCGCTGAAATTCTTGGGGTTTCCGATCGGTTGGGTTCGCTCGAAGTAGGTAAAGAAGCAACCCTTTTTATTGCCAATGGTGACCCTTTTGAACCCAAAACCCAGATTTCTCACCTCTTTATTGTGGGTCGTAGCATTAAAATTGAATCTCGGCAAACACGTTTGTACGAGGAATTCCTGAACAGAAACCCTGGGCTGGATAAATAA
- a CDS encoding macro domain-containing protein — MNPIVLSRYVFSSNVTLEACIGDLTEERSDLIVNAANGRLRHGGGVAGAIIAKGGKEIQTESTDYVREHGTIPVGGVVVTGAGNLPTKGIIHTVGPVWMDGKQNEDAFLAAAVLNTLQKADDLGATSLSLPAISSGIFAYPVARCATVIVGSIISYFKTNPKSTIRRIRIVDIQEETAELFAKVLMALDN; from the coding sequence ATGAACCCAATTGTACTTAGCCGTTACGTTTTCTCCTCGAATGTGACCCTTGAAGCCTGTATTGGCGACCTAACCGAAGAGCGAAGCGATTTAATCGTGAACGCTGCCAATGGACGCCTCCGTCATGGTGGAGGTGTTGCGGGAGCCATTATCGCAAAAGGTGGCAAAGAAATCCAAACAGAAAGTACCGACTATGTACGCGAGCACGGAACCATTCCTGTGGGAGGTGTTGTTGTCACGGGTGCGGGCAATTTGCCTACAAAAGGCATCATTCATACTGTGGGGCCCGTCTGGATGGATGGCAAGCAAAACGAAGATGCTTTTTTGGCTGCTGCTGTTTTGAATACCCTACAAAAGGCCGATGACCTGGGCGCAACAAGTCTTTCGCTCCCGGCAATCAGCAGCGGCATATTTGCCTATCCTGTTGCGCGATGCGCTACGGTCATCGTGGGATCTATCATTTCCTACTTCAAAACAAACCCAAAATCTACCATTCGACGAATCAGAATTGTGGACATACAAGAGGAAACCGCAGAATTGTTTGCCAAAGTGCTCATGGCGCTTGACAATTAA